The Pukyongia salina genome segment CCTGCCGAAATGCAGCGTTACCTAAGCAAGATCTCCGGCCCCTTGCTCGACCGAATTGATATCCATATTGAAGTAACACCTGTTCCTTTCGAAAAGTTAAGCGAGGAGCGAAAAGGGGAGGCCAGCGTGGTGATTCGTAAGCGAGTCACAAAAGCGAGGAAGATACAGGAAGTACGTTTCCGAAGGAATAAAGAGATGCATTATAATGCCCAGATGGGGGTAAAACAAATTCGAACTTATTGTAAGCTGGATGCTGCGTCTTCCGAATTACTTAAAAATGCTATGGAGCGCTTAAATCTTTCGGCCAGGGCCTACGACAGGATTTTAAAAGTGTCGCGAACTATCGCCGATCTGGACCTTTCAGAAGAAATAAAAGGAGAACATATTTCCGAGGCTATACAATACAGGAGTCTGGATAGAGATGGGTGGTTGGGGTGATACTTCTTATAAATAAAACCCTCTCCGTTTGAAATTAAAATGGTTTTTGATTGTCTACTTTCAGTACTCTTGGAAATACAATCTAAGTTTAGTAATTAACCAATTGTTCCTTCCCCGAAAGGGGAAGGTGTCTTCAATAATGTCTTTATTGAAGACGGAAGGGGATGAGAACTTATTATAAATAAAACCCTCTCCGTCAGTATCGAGGATACTGACACCTCTCCCTATAAGGGAGAGAAACTATTTCCTATAATTTTCAACTTATAACCATCTATGATTGAGATTATTTATGAAATAAAAGGAGAACTAATTTCTCAAAATATAAAATAGACGAGGCTAAATAGGACGGGTAGTTAGGGTGATACTTCTTCTGAATAAAACCCTCTCCGTTTGAAAACAAAATAGTTTTTGATTGTCTACTTTCAGTACTCTTGGAAATACAATCTAAGTTTAGTAATTAGCCAATTGTTCCTTCCCCGAAAGGGGAAGGTGTCTTCAATAATGTCTTTATTGAAGACGGAAGGGGGATGAGAACTTGTTATAAATAAAACCCACTCCGTCAGTATCTTCGATACTGACACCTCTCCCTATAAGAGAGAGAAACTATTTCCTATAATTTTCAACTTATAACCATCTATGATTGAGATTATTTATGAAATAAAAGGAGAACTAATTTCTCAAAATATAAAATAGACGAGGCTAAATAGGACGGGTAGTTAGGGTGATACTTCTTCTGAATTAAACCCTCTCCGTCAGTATCTTAGATACTGACACCTCTCCCTTGTTGGGAGAGAAGCAATTTCATATAATTATCAACTTATAGACATCCATGATTGAGATTATTTATGAAATAAAAGGAGATCTAATTTCTCAAAATATAAAGTACATGGGTCCGGATATAGATGGGTGGTTGGGGTGATTACTTATTCCACTGGGCATTTTTATAATCGTCATCCCTGGCAACGGCCTCCCGATTCTTCAGTTTTAAATGAGTGGCATCTTTGTACTTGGAACGGTATCCCATCAGGTGGAAGAATTGACGCGTAAAAAACCGGGCTATTTTTAAATCTACCACAAGTTCTTCATGTGATTCATGACGCCAGTTAACACCCGGTAATGCCACCAATAACCTGTCGAAGGAGATCTTCCGAAGAAAAGCAGAAAGTTTCAGAAAGAAAAGTGGAGTCTTGCGAATTATAAAAAAACCATCATTTCCTTTTCCCTGGTATAAAGGCATAAAAATCTGGCCTGAATAGGGCGTCTTTAGCTGTTTTCCGTTATTTATTGCGATCACAGTTCCTTTAGAAACCTTTTGAAAGTTCACATAACCATCACAAATAATAAATCTGTCATCGGGGTTTATTTCCTGTCGGAATATGATCTCGAAGAACTTATTTCGAAAGGCCATTTCATGTTGAAGTTTCGTGAAATGTTCATTGTAATTGGCCTCGGCCTGAGACAGACATCCGGTGAAATAAAGTGATAAATTGATAAAAGAAACGCAGTACTCGAAAGACTTAGGTGATTCGTGCTGGCCACCCTCAAATCCGAATGCAATGTAACCTAACTCATTGATATAACTTAACAGAGGCCCTTCCAGGAATTCTTCTATCCCCAGGATCAGCGGGACGGGATACAGACTTGTGAACTTACGATTTA includes the following:
- a CDS encoding M14 family metallopeptidase gives rise to the protein MIKLHSGPLNKTIEIKRLIGTYHGSDEGPTLIFTAGIHGNEPAGIFALQTVLQKLKETTPQFHGCMYAISGNLTALKKGVRYNKVDLNRLWTKEKLAGLEDEKVISFDDEMLQQKEIFDLIQGILEREKGPFYFFDLHTTSGDTAPFITVNDSLLNRKFTSLYPVPLILGIEEFLEGPLLSYINELGYIAFGFEGGQHESPKSFEYCVSFINLSLYFTGCLSQAEANYNEHFTKLQHEMAFRNKFFEIIFRQEINPDDRFIICDGYVNFQKVSKGTVIAINNGKQLKTPYSGQIFMPLYQGKGNDGFFIIRKTPLFFLKLSAFLRKISFDRLLVALPGVNWRHESHEELVVDLKIARFFTRQFFHLMGYRSKYKDATHLKLKNREAVARDDDYKNAQWNK